The genomic segment GGCGCGGCGGGTTTCTCGTCGTCGCAGGCGCCCACGCACACGGACCAGCTCGGCCGCCCGGTGCCGTCGCGGCGCGCCGCCTTCGACGAGGTGCTGGCGCTGGCCGAGGCGGCGGGCGAAGGCGGCGCCGGCAGCATCGCGTTCCTCGCCGAGACGGCGGTGCAGGGTTACGACGCGCGCGACCGCGAGCGCCTCGTCGAGCTGGCCCACCGCTCGGGCCTGCCCGTCGTCGTGCAGGGTATGGGCTTCCGGCCCGGCGCCCGCGAGCGCTGGGAGGACCAGACGCGTTTTCTTGCCGCCGCCCGCGAGCGGGGGGCCGCGATCTACTCGATGCTCCGCACGCAGCCCTTCATGCGGCCGTTCAACTGGCGGCGCGGCACGTCGATCTTCGACGGGGTCTTCCATTGGCGGGACCTTTCCGCACTGTCCGTGGCCGAGCGCCTCGCCCGGATGCGCGACCGGGAGTTCCGCGAGAAGCTTCGCTGGGGCCTCGACCATCCGAACACCGACCCGAAGCAGGGCTCGACGCTCCCCATGCCGGCGCTCGACCGCGTCTTCGTCGATCGCTCGGACGCGCATTCGGACGCGGTCGGCAAGAGCCTCGCCGAGCTCGCCGCGGCGCCGCGGGTGCACGCCGCCGATGTCATGTGCGAGCTCTCGCTCGCTGACGGCCTCGAGACGCAGTTCCTCTGGAACAGCGAGAGCCCGGCGTGGGTCGAGGCCAACGCCGAGTCGCAGCGGAACCTGCACATGATCGTGGGCACCGGCGACGGGGGCGCGCACGCCGACCGCGACGACGGCGCGGAGTGGTCGACCTACTACCTTCGGTCCTGGGTGCTCGACCGCAAGCTCGTGTCGCTCGAGGACGGCGTCCGGCGGATCACGCACCTGCCGGCGATGGTGGCCGGCATCAAGGCGCGCGGGCTCCTGGCGCGTGGCTACCACGCCGACGTCGTGCTCTTCGACCCGGCACGGCTCGGGCTCGGCAAGAAGGCGCTCGTGCGCGACATGCCGGGCGGCGAGGAGCGCTGGCAGGTGCGGCCCGAGGGCGTTGTCCGGGTCATCGTCAACGGCGAGACGATCGTCGAGGACGGGGAGCTGACGGGCGCGCGCCCCGGGCGCGTGCTCCGCGTCGGCAATCCGGCGTGATGCGCGCCGCCGTCTACCATGGAAGCGGCCGTCCAGTTGCGATCGAGGACGTGCGCGTCAAGGACCCGGGCGCCGGCGAGGTCCGTGTCGCGATCAAGGCGGCGGGGCTCTGCCACTCGGACTTGAGCGTGGTCGACGGTTCGATTCCCTATCCGACACCGGTCGTCCTCGGCCACGAGGGGGCGGGGATCGTCGAGGCCGTCGGCCCGGGTGTCACCGCCGTCAAGGAGGGCGACGCGGTCGTCCTCTCGACCCTCGCGCACTGCGGCCGCTGCGCCGCCTGCGAGACGGGGCGCGCCACCGAGTGCCGCAACGCGCCGAACCCCAAGGACACCCAGCCGTTCACCGTGAACGGCCGGCCCGCCTACCAGTTCGCCAACGCGTCGGCCTTCGCCGAGCGGACCGTGGTCCGCGAGCAGAGCGCCATCCCGGTCGACCCGCGCGTGCCGTTCGACCGCGCGGCGCTCATCGGCTGCGGGATCATGACGGGCGTCGGCGCGGTCGTGAACCGGGCGAAGGTCGAGACCGGCGCGACGATGGCGGTCTTCGGTCTGGGCGGCATCGGTCTCAGCTGCGTCCAGGGCGGCGTGCTCGCGGGTGCGTCCAGGATCGTCGCCGTCGACGTCGTGTCCGAGAAGCTCACCCTCGCGCGCCGGCTCGGCGCGACGCACACGATCGACGCCTCGCGCGACGATCCCGTCGCGGCGATCAAGGACCTGACGGGCGGCGGCGCCGACTACACGTTCGAGGCCGTCGGCAGCCTCGCCGTCATCAAGCAGGCGCTCGAGGCGCTCGGGCCCGGCGGCGCGCTCACCATCGTCGGCGTCCCGAAGCTCGGCTCGAGCCTCGAGTTCGTCGTCCACGCCCTCTACCAGAACAAGGCGATCCTCGGCTGCCGCTACGGCACGGCGCGACCGCGCCGCGATTTTCCGCTCCTCGCCGACCTCTACCTCGGCGGGCGGCTCAAGATCGACGAGCTCATCACGCAGCGCTACGCGCTCGAGGAGCTGCCGCGGGCGCTCGAGGACCTCCAGCAGGGACGCCTGGCGCGCGGCGTCTTCCTCCTCGACCG from the Deltaproteobacteria bacterium genome contains:
- a CDS encoding amidohydrolase; amino-acid sequence: MTFDTIIKGGTVVDGSGLPMRRADVGIRDGLVTDIGRLSGARRTIDADGLVVMPGIVDVHTHYDPQLSFEPFATSSCYHGVTSVVAGNCGYSIAPCRPEDREWVTALFAKVEGMTPSVLRSGLPWDWESFPSFLDVLDRRLGVNAAVYVGHSALRRFVMGDAASERAATAEEVEHMRRLVREAMAAGAAGFSSSQAPTHTDQLGRPVPSRRAAFDEVLALAEAAGEGGAGSIAFLAETAVQGYDARDRERLVELAHRSGLPVVVQGMGFRPGARERWEDQTRFLAAARERGAAIYSMLRTQPFMRPFNWRRGTSIFDGVFHWRDLSALSVAERLARMRDREFREKLRWGLDHPNTDPKQGSTLPMPALDRVFVDRSDAHSDAVGKSLAELAAAPRVHAADVMCELSLADGLETQFLWNSESPAWVEANAESQRNLHMIVGTGDGGAHADRDDGAEWSTYYLRSWVLDRKLVSLEDGVRRITHLPAMVAGIKARGLLARGYHADVVLFDPARLGLGKKALVRDMPGGEERWQVRPEGVVRVIVNGETIVEDGELTGARPGRVLRVGNPA
- a CDS encoding Zn-dependent alcohol dehydrogenase — its product is MRAAVYHGSGRPVAIEDVRVKDPGAGEVRVAIKAAGLCHSDLSVVDGSIPYPTPVVLGHEGAGIVEAVGPGVTAVKEGDAVVLSTLAHCGRCAACETGRATECRNAPNPKDTQPFTVNGRPAYQFANASAFAERTVVREQSAIPVDPRVPFDRAALIGCGIMTGVGAVVNRAKVETGATMAVFGLGGIGLSCVQGGVLAGASRIVAVDVVSEKLTLARRLGATHTIDASRDDPVAAIKDLTGGGADYTFEAVGSLAVIKQALEALGPGGALTIVGVPKLGSSLEFVVHALYQNKAILGCRYGTARPRRDFPLLADLYLGGRLKIDELITQRYALEELPRALEDLQQGRLARGVFLLDRAA